One genomic segment of Brassica napus cultivar Da-Ae chromosome A3, Da-Ae, whole genome shotgun sequence includes these proteins:
- the LOC106443979 gene encoding transcription factor MYB83-like: MMMRNQDITTIRDKKKPTHACGGSNNKPKLRKGLWSPDEDERLIRYMLTNGQGCWSDIARNAGLLRCGKSCRLRWINYLRPDLKRGSFSPQEEDLIIHFHSILGNRWSQIATRLPGRTDNEIKNFWNSTLKKRFKNNNNNTSSGSSPNNSNSNSLDLRDQHVEMGGKSNSMMGSYHHHHDDMMIMGNTMGMDSSSFHFAPVVSGLGLNQLDPLISVPDHSQYQQMGNTGNVFNANGLGDYGNAILDPISKRASVESEWFLPASENINAIPCTTSNNLNVEVLDPCFNSKTMCHSESFKVGNMFGMENASWETENPKIGDWDLDGLIDNNSSFPFLDFQVD, encoded by the exons ATGATGATGAGGAATCAGGACATTACTACGATCAGAGACAAGAAGAAGCCAACTCATGCGTGTGGTGGTAGTAACAACAAACCAAAGCTAAGAAAGGGACTTTGGTCTCCTGATGAAGATGAAAGGCTTATAAGGTATATGTTGACCAATGGACAAGGATGTTGGAGTGACATTGCTAGGAATGCTGGTCTATTACGTTGTGGCAAAAGTTGTCGCCTCCGTTGGATCAATTACTTGAGGCCTGATCTTAAACGCGGTTCCTTCTCCCCTCAAGAAGAAGATCTTATCATCCATTTTCATTCCATTCTTGGTAACAG GTGGTCTCAAATAGCTACTCGGCTTCCAGGAAGGACAGACAACGAGATCAAAAACTTTTGGAACTCCACATTGAAGAAGAGGTttaagaacaacaacaacaatactTCTTCTGGATCATCACCTAACAATAGTAATAGTAACTCTTTGGATCTAAGAGATCAGCATGTGGAAATGGGAGGCAAGTCAAACTCAATGATGGGTagctatcatcatcatcatgatgaCATGATGATAATGGGGAACACCATGGGTATGGACTCTTCTTCATTCCATTTTGCACCCGTGGTTAGTGGTCTGGGATTGAACCAACTTGACCCCTTGATATCAGTACCGGATCATAGCCAATATCAACAAATGGGAAACACAGGGAATGTGTTCAACGCCAACGGGTTAGGAGATTATGGAAACGCAATTCTTGATCCGATTAGCAAGAGAGCATCAGTAGAAAGTGAATGGTTTCTTCCAGCGTCCGAGAATATAAATGCTATTCCTTGTACCACAAGCAACAACCTAAACGTAGAAGTCCTTGATCCCTGTTTCAATAGCAAAACAATGTGTCATTCAGAAAGCTTCAAAGTagggaacatgtttggcatggagAATGCTTCTTGGGAAACAGAAAACCCTAAAATTGGAGATTGGGATTTGGATGGTCTCATTGATAACAACTCTTCTTTCCCCTTCCTTGATTTCCAAGTTGATTAA
- the LOC106439168 gene encoding E3 ubiquitin-protein ligase makorin: protein MSDRILCKFFVHGSCLKGENCEYSHDSKHHANNVCTFYQKGICSYGTRCRYEHVRTSQKRDGDHHKALTLCYTHPREHPICSFAAAGDCPRGSQCPHMHGDVCSTCGKKCLHPFRPEEREEHTKECEKKQKHIEALKKSQEIECSVCLDRVLSKATPGERKFGLLTECHHPFCIQCIRNWRSSAPVSGMDVNSTLRACPICRKLSYFVVPSVVWYSSPEEKKEIIDVYKAKLRSIDCKHFNFGNGSCPFGGSCFYKHAYTDGNLEEVVVRHLGSQEGETVIADSVAGLSEFLGRVHL, encoded by the exons ATGTCCGACAG GATACTCTGCAAGTTCTTTGTCCATGGCTCGTGCTTAAAAGGAGAAAACTGCGAATACTCCCACGACTCCAAGCACCACGCCAATAAC GTCTGCACATTCTACCAGAAAGGAATCTGTTCATACGGAACCAGATGTAGATACGAACATGTCAGAACCTCTCAGAAACGAGACGGGGACCACCACAAAGCCCTTACCCTTTGTTACACCCACCCAAGAGAACACCCAATCTGCTCCTTCGCCGCCGCCGGCGACTGCCCGCGAGGCAGCCAGTGCCCCCACATGCACGGAGACGTCTGCAGCACCTGCGGGAAGAAGTGTCTGCACCCTTTCAGACCCGAGGAGCGAGAGGAGCACACCAAAGAGTGCGAGAAGAAGCAGAAGCACATCGAGGCTTTGAAGAAAAGTCAGGAGATTGAGTGTAGTGTCTGTTTGGATCGTGTCTTGTCGAAGGCTACTCCCGGGGAGAGGAAGTTTGGGCTGTTGACGGAGTGTCACCATCCGTTTTGTATACAGTGTATTCGTAATTGGCGTAGCAGTGCTCCTGTTTCGGGAATGGATGTGAACAGCACGTTGAGGGCTTGTCCTATTTGTCGTAAGCTGTCGTATTTCGTTGTACCGAGTGTTGTCTGGTACTCTAGTCCTGAAGAGAAGAAGGAGATTATTGATGTATACAAGGCAAAACTCAG GTCTATTGACTGCAAGCACTTCAACTTTGGTAATGGGAGCTGCCCATTTGGTGGAAGTTGTTTCTACAAG CATGCATATACTGATGGTAACTTGGAAGAAGTTGTTGTACGGCATCTTGGTTCTCAAGAAGGAGAGACTGTAATAGCAGACAGTGTCGCCGG GCTATCTGAGTTCCTTGGTCGCGtgcatttataa
- the LOC106388985 gene encoding protein DETOXIFICATION 43-like isoform X1 yields the protein MTETGDLTSVPASVVTQIPFLVIFNELTRVFSKDAIGREILGIAFPAALALAADPIASLIDTAYIGRLGAVELAAVGVSIAIFNQASRITIFPIVSVTTSFVAEENTMEKIKEEEEEAKKNNRVHANTLAVQDSLEKGIASPTSNNMNQPQQTPASDTKSSSGNKANKKGKKNIKSASTAMIIGLILGLVQAIFLIFSSKVLLGVMGVKPNSAVLSPAHKYLTIRSLGAPALLLSLSMQGIFRGFKDTKTPLYATIVADVINIILDPIFIFVLHLGISGAAIAHVISQYFMTLILFTRLASKVNLMPPNFAALQFGKFLKNGGLLLARTIAVTFCQTLAAAMAARLGATPMAAFQICLQVWLTTSLLADGLAVAGQAILACSFTEKDYNKVSSCASRVLQMGFVLGLGLSVFVGLGLYFGAGIFTKDPAVIHLIAIGIPFVAATQPINSLAFVLDGVNFGASDFAYTAYSMVGVAAISIAAIIYMAKFNGFLGIWIALTIYMGLRAITGIARIATGTGPWKFLRGRSPSSS from the exons ATGACGGAAACTGGTGATCTTACTTCAGTTCCGGCCAGCGTGGTCACGCAGATCCCATTTCTTGTTATCTTCAACGAGTTAAC ACGTGTGTTCAGTAAGGATGCAATTGGGCGAGAGATACTAGGCATAGCGTTTCCTGCGGCTTTAGCTTTAGCTGCTGATCCAATAGCCTCTCTGATTGACACCGCTTATATCGGACGTTTAGGAGCGGTCGAGCTAGCAGCGGTTGGAGTATCCATTGCTATATTCAATCAAGCTTCTAGAATCACGATATTCCCAATTGTGAGCGTCACAACTTCCTTTGTCGCTGAGGAAAACACGATGGAGAAGataaaagaagaggaagaagaagcaaagaaaAACAATCGTGTTCATGCAAATACTTTAGCTGTTCAAGATTCATTAGAAAAAGGCATTGCGTCGCCCACAAGTAACAACATGAACCAGCCGCAGCAAACGCCCG CTTCAGATACAAAATCAAGCAGCGGAAACAAAGCAAATAAGAAAGGAAAGAAGAATATCAAATCGGCATCAACGGCCATGATCATAGGGCTAATCCTGGGCCTTGTGCAAGCTATATTCTTGATTTTCAGCTCGAAAGTGCTCCTAGGTGTCATGGGAGTGAAACCG AATTCGGCAGTGTTATCACCAGCACACAAGTACTTGACCATACGATCATTAGGTGCTCCTGCATTGCTATTATCCCTTTCAATGCAAGGCATATTTCGTGGCTTCAAGGACACCAAAACTCCTCTCTATGCTACTA TCGTAGCAGATGTTATCAATATCATTCTCGACccaattttcatatttgtccTTCACCTTGGCATCAGCGGTGCAGCCATTGCCCATGTCATTTCTCA GTACTTCATGACTCTAATACTATTCACCCGCCTGGCGAGTAAAGTTAATTTGATGCCACCAAACTTCGCAGCTTTACAGTTCGGAAAGTTCCTTAAAAATG gGGGGCTATTGCTGGCGAGGACCATAGCTGTGACGTTTTGTCAGACACTAGCAGCAGCAATGGCGGCTCGGCTCGGAGCAACACCAATGGCTGCTTTTCAGATTTGTTTACAAGTCTGGTTAACTACTTCTCTCCTCGCTGATGGTCTTGCTGTTGCCGGTCAG GCGATTCTGGCTTGTTCTTTTACCGAGAAAGACTACAACAAAGTGTCTTCGTGTGCATCCCGTGTTCTACAG ATGGGGTTTGTGCTAGGACTTGGACTGTCCGTTTTCGTTGGACTAGGACTATACTTTGGTGCGGGAATATTCACCAAGGACCCTGCCGTTATTCACCTCATAGCAATTGGAATACCG TTTGTAGCAGCAACACAGCCAATAAACTCACTCGCTTTTGTGTTGGACGGAGTCAATTTTGGAGCATCTGATTTTGCTTATACTGCATACTCCATG GTAGGAGTTGCGGCCATAAGCATTGCAGCAATAATATACATGGCAAAGTTCAATGGTTTTCTAGGCATATGGATAGCTCTTACCATCTATATGGGCCTCCGAGCTATTACTGGAATTGCCAG GATAGCAACTGGAACTGGACCGTGGAAATTCTTGCGTGGTCGATCCCCTTCATCTTCCTAG
- the LOC106439165 gene encoding protein DETOXIFICATION 43 isoform X1, producing the protein MTEISDHTSVPASVVTQIPFLVIFKDLTHVFSKDAIGREILGIAFPAALALAADPIASLIDTAYIGRLGAVELAAVGVSIAIFNQASRITIFPIVSVTTSFVAQEDTMEKMKEDEAKKNKLVHANTLAVQDSLEKGIASPTSNNINQPQQTPALDAKPSSGNKANKKEKKNIKSASTAMIIGLILGLVQAIVLIFSSKVLLGVMGVKPNSAVLSPAHKYLTIRSLGAPALLLSLSMQGIFRGFKDTKTPLYATIVADVINIILDPIFIFVLHLGVSGAAIAHVISQYFMTLILFIRLASKVNLMPPNFGALQFGKFLKNGGLLLARTIAVTFCQTLAAAMAARLGTTPMAAFQICLQVWLTTSLLADGLAVAGQAILACSFAEKDYNKVSSAASRVLQMGFVLGLGLSVFVGLGLYFGAGIFTKDPAVIHLIAIGIPFVAATQPINSLAFVLDGVNFGASDFAYTAYSMVGVAAISIAAIIHMAKFNGFLGIWIALTIYMGLRAITGIARIATGTGPWRYLRGRSPSSY; encoded by the exons ATGACGGAAATTAGTGATCATACTTCAGTTCCCGCCAGCGTGGTCACACAGATCCCATTTCTTGTTATCTTCAAAGATTTAAC ACATGTATTCAGTAAGGATGCAATTGGGCGAGAGATACTAGGCATAGCGTTTCCTGCGGCTTTGGCTTTAGCTGCTGATCCAATAGCCTCTCTGATTGACACCGCTTATATCGGACGTTTAGGAGCGGTTGAGCTAGCAGCGGTTGGAGTATCCATTGCGATATTTAACCAAGCTTCTAGAATCACGATATTCCCAATTGTGAGTGTTACAACTTCCTTTGTCGCTCAAGAAGACACgatggagaagatgaaagaagacgaagcaaagaaaaacaaacttgTTCATGCAAATACTTTAGCTGTTCAAGATTCTTTGGAGAAAGGCATTGCGTCACCCACAAGTAACAACATTAACCAGCCGCAGCAAACGCCAG CTTTAGATGCAAAGCCAAGCAGCGGAAACAAAgcaaataagaaagaaaaaaagaatattaaatcGGCATCAACGGCCATGATCATAGGGTTAATCCTAGGCCTTGTGCAAGCTATAGTCTTGATTTTCAGCTCGAAAGTGCTCCTAGGTGTCATGGGAGTGAAACCG AATTCTGCAGTGTTATCACCAGCGCACAAATACTTGACCATACGATCACTAGGTGCTCCTGCATTGCTTCTGTCGCTTTCAATGCAAGGCATCTTTCGTGGCTTCAAGGACACCAAAACTCCTCTCTATGCTACTA TCGTAGCAGATGTTATCAATATAATTCTCGACCCAATTTTCATCTTTGTGCTTCACCTTGGCGTCAGCGGTGCAGCCATTGCCCATGTCATTTCTCA GTACTTCATGACTCTAATACTATTCATCCGCCTCGCGAGTAAAGTTAATTTGATGCCACCAAACTTTGGAGCTTTGCAGTTCGGCAAGTTCCTTAAAAATG GGGGACTATTGCTGGCAAGGACCATAGCTGTGACGTTTTGTCAGACACTAGCAGCAGCAATGGCGGCTCGGCTAGGAACAACACCAATGGCTGCATTTCAAATCTGTTTACAAGTCTGGTTAACTACGTCCCTCCTGGCAGATGGTCTTGCTGTAGCCGGTCAG gcGATTCTTGCTTGTTCTTTTGCCGAGAAGGATTACAATAAAGTGTCTTCTGCTGCATCCCGTGTTCTACAG ATGGGTTTTGTGCTAGGACTTGGACTGTCCGTTTTTGTTGGACTAGGACTATACTTTGGTGCTGGAATATTCACCAAGGACCCTGCTGTTATTCACCTCATAGCCATTGGAATACCG TTTGTAGCGGCGACACAGCCAATAAACTCACTTGCTTTTGTGTTGGACGGAGTCAATTTTGGAGCATCTGATTTTGCTTACACTGCATACTCCATG GTAGGAGTTGCAGCCATAAGCATTGCAGCAATAATACACATGGCAAAGTTCAATGGTTTTCTCGGAATATGGATAGCTCTTACCATCTATATGGGCCTTCGAGCTATTACTGGAATTGCCAG GATAGCAACAGGAACTGGACCGTGGAGATATTTGCGTGGACGATCCCCTTCATCTTACTAG
- the LOC106439165 gene encoding protein DETOXIFICATION 43 isoform X2, whose protein sequence is MTEISDHTSVPASVVTQIPFLVIFKDLTHVFSKDAIGREILGIAFPAALALAADPIASLIDTAYIGRLGAVELAAVGVSIAIFNQASRITIFPIVSVTTSFVAQEDTMEKMKEDEAKKNKLVHANTLAVQDSLEKGIASPTSNNINQPQQTPDAKPSSGNKANKKEKKNIKSASTAMIIGLILGLVQAIVLIFSSKVLLGVMGVKPNSAVLSPAHKYLTIRSLGAPALLLSLSMQGIFRGFKDTKTPLYATIVADVINIILDPIFIFVLHLGVSGAAIAHVISQYFMTLILFIRLASKVNLMPPNFGALQFGKFLKNGGLLLARTIAVTFCQTLAAAMAARLGTTPMAAFQICLQVWLTTSLLADGLAVAGQAILACSFAEKDYNKVSSAASRVLQMGFVLGLGLSVFVGLGLYFGAGIFTKDPAVIHLIAIGIPFVAATQPINSLAFVLDGVNFGASDFAYTAYSMVGVAAISIAAIIHMAKFNGFLGIWIALTIYMGLRAITGIARIATGTGPWRYLRGRSPSSY, encoded by the exons ATGACGGAAATTAGTGATCATACTTCAGTTCCCGCCAGCGTGGTCACACAGATCCCATTTCTTGTTATCTTCAAAGATTTAAC ACATGTATTCAGTAAGGATGCAATTGGGCGAGAGATACTAGGCATAGCGTTTCCTGCGGCTTTGGCTTTAGCTGCTGATCCAATAGCCTCTCTGATTGACACCGCTTATATCGGACGTTTAGGAGCGGTTGAGCTAGCAGCGGTTGGAGTATCCATTGCGATATTTAACCAAGCTTCTAGAATCACGATATTCCCAATTGTGAGTGTTACAACTTCCTTTGTCGCTCAAGAAGACACgatggagaagatgaaagaagacgaagcaaagaaaaacaaacttgTTCATGCAAATACTTTAGCTGTTCAAGATTCTTTGGAGAAAGGCATTGCGTCACCCACAAGTAACAACATTAACCAGCCGCAGCAAACGCCAG ATGCAAAGCCAAGCAGCGGAAACAAAgcaaataagaaagaaaaaaagaatattaaatcGGCATCAACGGCCATGATCATAGGGTTAATCCTAGGCCTTGTGCAAGCTATAGTCTTGATTTTCAGCTCGAAAGTGCTCCTAGGTGTCATGGGAGTGAAACCG AATTCTGCAGTGTTATCACCAGCGCACAAATACTTGACCATACGATCACTAGGTGCTCCTGCATTGCTTCTGTCGCTTTCAATGCAAGGCATCTTTCGTGGCTTCAAGGACACCAAAACTCCTCTCTATGCTACTA TCGTAGCAGATGTTATCAATATAATTCTCGACCCAATTTTCATCTTTGTGCTTCACCTTGGCGTCAGCGGTGCAGCCATTGCCCATGTCATTTCTCA GTACTTCATGACTCTAATACTATTCATCCGCCTCGCGAGTAAAGTTAATTTGATGCCACCAAACTTTGGAGCTTTGCAGTTCGGCAAGTTCCTTAAAAATG GGGGACTATTGCTGGCAAGGACCATAGCTGTGACGTTTTGTCAGACACTAGCAGCAGCAATGGCGGCTCGGCTAGGAACAACACCAATGGCTGCATTTCAAATCTGTTTACAAGTCTGGTTAACTACGTCCCTCCTGGCAGATGGTCTTGCTGTAGCCGGTCAG gcGATTCTTGCTTGTTCTTTTGCCGAGAAGGATTACAATAAAGTGTCTTCTGCTGCATCCCGTGTTCTACAG ATGGGTTTTGTGCTAGGACTTGGACTGTCCGTTTTTGTTGGACTAGGACTATACTTTGGTGCTGGAATATTCACCAAGGACCCTGCTGTTATTCACCTCATAGCCATTGGAATACCG TTTGTAGCGGCGACACAGCCAATAAACTCACTTGCTTTTGTGTTGGACGGAGTCAATTTTGGAGCATCTGATTTTGCTTACACTGCATACTCCATG GTAGGAGTTGCAGCCATAAGCATTGCAGCAATAATACACATGGCAAAGTTCAATGGTTTTCTCGGAATATGGATAGCTCTTACCATCTATATGGGCCTTCGAGCTATTACTGGAATTGCCAG GATAGCAACAGGAACTGGACCGTGGAGATATTTGCGTGGACGATCCCCTTCATCTTACTAG
- the LOC111214419 gene encoding uncharacterized protein LOC111214419 has product MWTEAQLTVKAPTENSYTGNAHHLESLALEDSRVCYIDGAWKEGDKFTGQGWFCRKSGSTEVMMGAMNLRRSLSPLHAECEALIWAMECMKTLQYSDVVFATDCSQLVKMVSTPEEWPAFSTHMEEFNRSKMFFPYFRIRHILRAQNTLADKLARGARNSPSALLYVDSTPPVWLARSTGDYS; this is encoded by the coding sequence ATGTGGACAGAGGCACAGCTAACCGTTAAGGCTCCTACAGAGAATTCCTATACGGGGAATGCACATCATTTGGAGTCTTTAGCCCTGGAAGATTCTAGAGTTTGTTATATTGATGGCGCTTGGAAAGAGGGTGATAAGTTCACAGGACAAGGGTGGTTTTGTAGAAAGAGTGGATCAACAGAGGTCATGATGGGGGCGATGAATCTTCGTAGAAGTTTATCACCTCTCCATGCTGAATGTGAAGCactaatttgggcaatggaatgcatgaagaCCCTCCAATATTCTGATGTAGTTTTTgcgacggattgttctcaactggtgaagatggtgtcgaCACCTGAAGAATGGCCTGCTTTTTCTACACACATGGAAGAATTCAACCGAAGTAAGATGTTCTTCCCCTATTTTCGGATCAGACATATTCTTAGAGCACAAAATACCTTGGCGGATAAGCTTGCACGTGGTGCGAGGAATTCTCCTTCAGCTTTGCTTTATGTCGATTCAACTCCACCGGTTTGGCTTGCTAGATCGACTGGAGATTATAGTTAG
- the LOC106388985 gene encoding protein DETOXIFICATION 43-like isoform X2, with protein sequence MTETGDLTSVPASVVTQIPFLVIFNELTRVFSKDAIGREILGIAFPAALALAADPIASLIDTAYIGRLGAVELAAVGVSIAIFNQASRITIFPIVSVTTSFVAEENTMEKIKEEEEEAKKNNRVHANTLAVQDSLEKGIASPTSNNMNQPQQTPDTKSSSGNKANKKGKKNIKSASTAMIIGLILGLVQAIFLIFSSKVLLGVMGVKPNSAVLSPAHKYLTIRSLGAPALLLSLSMQGIFRGFKDTKTPLYATIVADVINIILDPIFIFVLHLGISGAAIAHVISQYFMTLILFTRLASKVNLMPPNFAALQFGKFLKNGGLLLARTIAVTFCQTLAAAMAARLGATPMAAFQICLQVWLTTSLLADGLAVAGQAILACSFTEKDYNKVSSCASRVLQMGFVLGLGLSVFVGLGLYFGAGIFTKDPAVIHLIAIGIPFVAATQPINSLAFVLDGVNFGASDFAYTAYSMVGVAAISIAAIIYMAKFNGFLGIWIALTIYMGLRAITGIARIATGTGPWKFLRGRSPSSS encoded by the exons ATGACGGAAACTGGTGATCTTACTTCAGTTCCGGCCAGCGTGGTCACGCAGATCCCATTTCTTGTTATCTTCAACGAGTTAAC ACGTGTGTTCAGTAAGGATGCAATTGGGCGAGAGATACTAGGCATAGCGTTTCCTGCGGCTTTAGCTTTAGCTGCTGATCCAATAGCCTCTCTGATTGACACCGCTTATATCGGACGTTTAGGAGCGGTCGAGCTAGCAGCGGTTGGAGTATCCATTGCTATATTCAATCAAGCTTCTAGAATCACGATATTCCCAATTGTGAGCGTCACAACTTCCTTTGTCGCTGAGGAAAACACGATGGAGAAGataaaagaagaggaagaagaagcaaagaaaAACAATCGTGTTCATGCAAATACTTTAGCTGTTCAAGATTCATTAGAAAAAGGCATTGCGTCGCCCACAAGTAACAACATGAACCAGCCGCAGCAAACGCCCG ATACAAAATCAAGCAGCGGAAACAAAGCAAATAAGAAAGGAAAGAAGAATATCAAATCGGCATCAACGGCCATGATCATAGGGCTAATCCTGGGCCTTGTGCAAGCTATATTCTTGATTTTCAGCTCGAAAGTGCTCCTAGGTGTCATGGGAGTGAAACCG AATTCGGCAGTGTTATCACCAGCACACAAGTACTTGACCATACGATCATTAGGTGCTCCTGCATTGCTATTATCCCTTTCAATGCAAGGCATATTTCGTGGCTTCAAGGACACCAAAACTCCTCTCTATGCTACTA TCGTAGCAGATGTTATCAATATCATTCTCGACccaattttcatatttgtccTTCACCTTGGCATCAGCGGTGCAGCCATTGCCCATGTCATTTCTCA GTACTTCATGACTCTAATACTATTCACCCGCCTGGCGAGTAAAGTTAATTTGATGCCACCAAACTTCGCAGCTTTACAGTTCGGAAAGTTCCTTAAAAATG gGGGGCTATTGCTGGCGAGGACCATAGCTGTGACGTTTTGTCAGACACTAGCAGCAGCAATGGCGGCTCGGCTCGGAGCAACACCAATGGCTGCTTTTCAGATTTGTTTACAAGTCTGGTTAACTACTTCTCTCCTCGCTGATGGTCTTGCTGTTGCCGGTCAG GCGATTCTGGCTTGTTCTTTTACCGAGAAAGACTACAACAAAGTGTCTTCGTGTGCATCCCGTGTTCTACAG ATGGGGTTTGTGCTAGGACTTGGACTGTCCGTTTTCGTTGGACTAGGACTATACTTTGGTGCGGGAATATTCACCAAGGACCCTGCCGTTATTCACCTCATAGCAATTGGAATACCG TTTGTAGCAGCAACACAGCCAATAAACTCACTCGCTTTTGTGTTGGACGGAGTCAATTTTGGAGCATCTGATTTTGCTTATACTGCATACTCCATG GTAGGAGTTGCGGCCATAAGCATTGCAGCAATAATATACATGGCAAAGTTCAATGGTTTTCTAGGCATATGGATAGCTCTTACCATCTATATGGGCCTCCGAGCTATTACTGGAATTGCCAG GATAGCAACTGGAACTGGACCGTGGAAATTCTTGCGTGGTCGATCCCCTTCATCTTCCTAG